Within the Novosphingobium pentaromativorans US6-1 genome, the region CTGACCCGACGCCTTACCGCCGGGCATACAGCACCGACGGAGGCAAGCGGAGGTTCGTCTTTTCGCCTGTGTCTCAGCCGTAAGCTGAGTCGAGCATCCTGGCGGTCCGATGGCCAGGTTCTTCCCGTCCGGTTGCAGGCATCCGGCCGTCGAGACTCACCATACGGTATCGCAGGCATTCCATCTTGAAGCACGCAAACGCTTCGTACCATTCGATATCGTCGGTGGGTATTCCGCAGGTCTGGCCCCATAGAGCGATCGTTTCCTCGCGTGTTCCCATACCGTCGAGTGGGGCCAGTCCGCGACCTTCCGTCTGCAGATGATCCGAATAGAGCCACCAGCCAAGGTCGTGCAATGCACCGCCGACGGACGGTTGTTCCCAATCCATGACGGCGACTACCTTGTAGTCCTCGCCGATCATCATGTTGCCAAGCCGAGCGTCGCCCCACACAATGCCTTCAGGCCGGTTCGCCGGGTGGTTCTGCAGCAGCCGGTCGAATTCTCCTCTCAGCAGGGCGAGTGCGCGATCCGGGTCGATCCAGTCGAGATAGCGGCGCCAGCGGTCCACCTCCTGATCGAAATTTTCGTCAAATGTGCCGGGCAGATCGAGGAATTTCGCCTGGGAGACAGGTACTGTCTGAATCAGGGCTAGGTGGCGTACCGCGTCTTCCCACATGGTGCGCCGATCTTCGGGTGAGGAATCGACCACCCATCCCTGTTTGCAGTAGGGGGGGTAGCTTACGGCAACTCGGCCATGGACCTTCGCCATCATGAAGAACGGAGCGCCGAGCAGGGCCGGATCCGCTTCGAACCAGAGCGGTTCGGCAACCGGGACCGCGCCCGAACGATGCATCAATTGCATGATGTCGTATTGCTTGTCGAACAGATCGTCCTGATAGACGGGAAGGCCGGTGGGCTTGATCCGCACGACCATGCCGCGGTGTTCTGTGCGGCCATGCCGCTGCCATTGAGCGTCGAAAAGAATCGTTTCGTGCGACATTCCGGCGCCCAGCGGGTAGCTGAGATTGGAAATGGCGATGTCGCTTGCACCGGGCATGCGATCGCTCAGCCAGTTGGCCAGTTGCTTCGAAAGTGCGCCGAGATCGCGGACTTCCGGGGCTACTACGGTGGCTTCCGTGATCGATGCGTCACGGCCTTTCAGGCCGATGCTTTTGTCGATCTGACCTCCGTCAGTTCCCAAGTCGTCTGCCTGTTCCGGAACCTCGCCCTGTGCCATTGATCATCCTCGCGCCAATTTATTGGTTGGCCGATGATACCGGCCCATTTCGGCTGCAGGCTATACAAATAACTCTTTTGTGCAAGAAGTATGGTCATGCTAGCTAGCCGTGAAAGAGCGGGGAACCCGGTCCCTGTAAGAGGACTGACCGCTAGTGCACGAGTGGAACTTGAGAGGACGACGTATGGATCCGGTCTTCGGGCTTGAAGGTAAGAGAATTCTCGTTCTGGGCGGCGGTCAGGGCATGGGCGAAGCAACCGTGAAGAGGATTGTCGAGCAGGGCGCGCATGTTGCCATTGCCGATCTCGATCCCGATCGCGCCGAAAAAGTCGCAAAGGCGGTGCGCGAATCCGGCGGCACGGCGACAGCGATCGGGGTTGATGTGCTGGACGATGCAGCCCTGGTTGGCGCGATCGCGAACGTGGAAGCGAACTTCGGTCCACTAGATGGCATGGCGACGGTAATCGGCATGGCGGGCTGGGCATCGCTGCTCGACCTTGAGCTCGATACATGGGACGCGGACCAAAATCGCAATCTGCGCTATTTCTTCGTGGCCGCGCGCGAAGTTGCACGGTCGCTGCTGAAGCGTGGCGCGCCTGG harbors:
- a CDS encoding phosphotransferase family protein; translation: MAQGEVPEQADDLGTDGGQIDKSIGLKGRDASITEATVVAPEVRDLGALSKQLANWLSDRMPGASDIAISNLSYPLGAGMSHETILFDAQWQRHGRTEHRGMVVRIKPTGLPVYQDDLFDKQYDIMQLMHRSGAVPVAEPLWFEADPALLGAPFFMMAKVHGRVAVSYPPYCKQGWVVDSSPEDRRTMWEDAVRHLALIQTVPVSQAKFLDLPGTFDENFDQEVDRWRRYLDWIDPDRALALLRGEFDRLLQNHPANRPEGIVWGDARLGNMMIGEDYKVVAVMDWEQPSVGGALHDLGWWLYSDHLQTEGRGLAPLDGMGTREETIALWGQTCGIPTDDIEWYEAFACFKMECLRYRMVSLDGRMPATGREEPGHRTARMLDSAYG
- a CDS encoding SDR family NAD(P)-dependent oxidoreductase codes for the protein MDPVFGLEGKRILVLGGGQGMGEATVKRIVEQGAHVAIADLDPDRAEKVAKAVRESGGTATAIGVDVLDDAALVGAIANVEANFGPLDGMATVIGMAGWASLLDLELDTWDADQNRNLRYFFVAAREVARSLLKRGAPGSIVCVASVDGLRSAPNHAAYGVAKAGLVHLVKSMAVEWSGQGIRINCVAPGGIITPRLPDRGPEGERKTMEKVPMQRRGTVDEIAKAITFFLSDLSSYVTGQTLAVDGGFMAANLFNVTLPPKNTVMGAERA